A region from the Actinoplanes sp. OR16 genome encodes:
- a CDS encoding phage tail protein, which yields MTFRLLDAYVGWDPSGEPTLAGLDDPAGVRLPRLGPAPDGPGRDEVLPWFPDRRLAPAGRAAWYLLTGDAVRRRDGCSAGFAPVRSCGPQLREPVAVAACGHWLAVAGATGLLIWWREGDQVTGVAPGVRAARLAVAADGTVLAADATGTVLHAYAADGRPRYAWETGLDGRMEGIRFGRQGRVWLLTAETAGGRESVRLWSAQRIGSPPGEAALADLAAELPPSTLAAVTGDGFCLNRPETVDTDAGTDCFDWRGEPATAAQSPAAADLAVEGELNTVALDSGIPRCRWHRVRVDADVPDGATAEVSVAATEDPGDAGLPHESDWQLLPAGATDALVDQPPGRYLYLRLRLTSDGRATPLVRRIRLDFPRATSADLLPAAFREDPAADDFAERFLSLFDATVGDADRIIERYPALLDGRGVPGEVLPWLGGLLGLAFEAGWSEGVRRELIAAAPELYRRRGTPAGVSQAVRIVFGADPVIHELGAARAWMRLGTGGRLGVTHLFGRSRARMRVGSALAGAPLASQGDPYGDPLAEHAYRLRVQLPPTPGRRPDLDALARLVRSQAPAHTVAEVHGGGLGWVVGARSVVGVDTALVPLPPAVLGSAAAEPLRLNRQSVLGPARRGPHRGIAVGERATVGTTTVVW from the coding sequence ATGACGTTCCGCCTGCTGGACGCGTACGTCGGCTGGGATCCGTCCGGCGAGCCCACGCTGGCCGGGCTGGACGACCCGGCCGGGGTGCGGCTGCCACGCCTCGGCCCGGCGCCGGACGGGCCGGGACGCGACGAGGTGCTGCCCTGGTTCCCCGACCGCCGGCTGGCACCGGCCGGCCGCGCCGCCTGGTACCTGCTCACGGGCGACGCCGTGCGGCGGCGCGACGGCTGCTCCGCCGGGTTCGCGCCGGTCCGGTCCTGCGGCCCGCAGCTGCGGGAACCCGTCGCGGTGGCGGCCTGCGGGCACTGGCTGGCCGTGGCCGGGGCGACCGGACTGCTGATCTGGTGGCGCGAGGGTGACCAGGTCACCGGGGTCGCCCCCGGCGTACGGGCGGCCCGCCTCGCGGTGGCGGCCGACGGGACGGTGCTGGCCGCGGACGCCACGGGAACGGTGCTGCACGCGTACGCCGCCGACGGCCGGCCGCGCTATGCCTGGGAGACCGGACTGGACGGCCGGATGGAAGGGATCCGGTTCGGCCGGCAGGGCCGGGTCTGGCTGCTCACCGCGGAGACGGCCGGCGGCCGGGAGAGCGTACGGCTGTGGTCGGCGCAGCGGATCGGGTCCCCGCCGGGCGAGGCCGCTCTCGCCGATCTGGCCGCCGAGCTGCCGCCGAGCACCCTCGCCGCGGTCACCGGCGACGGCTTCTGCCTGAACCGGCCGGAGACCGTCGACACCGACGCGGGTACCGACTGCTTCGACTGGCGGGGCGAACCGGCGACCGCGGCGCAGTCCCCCGCCGCCGCGGACCTCGCCGTCGAGGGCGAGCTGAACACCGTCGCACTCGACAGCGGCATCCCCCGCTGCCGGTGGCACCGGGTCCGCGTCGACGCGGACGTGCCCGACGGCGCCACCGCCGAGGTCTCGGTCGCCGCCACCGAGGATCCCGGCGACGCCGGCCTGCCGCACGAGTCCGACTGGCAGCTCCTGCCCGCCGGCGCCACCGACGCGCTCGTCGACCAGCCGCCGGGCCGCTACCTCTACCTGCGCCTGCGGCTCACCTCGGACGGGCGGGCCACCCCGCTCGTGCGGCGGATCCGGCTCGACTTCCCGCGGGCGACCAGCGCCGACCTGCTGCCGGCGGCGTTCCGCGAGGACCCGGCGGCCGACGACTTCGCCGAGCGATTCCTGTCGCTGTTCGACGCCACGGTCGGCGACGCCGACCGGATCATCGAGCGCTATCCGGCCCTGCTCGACGGCCGGGGCGTACCCGGTGAGGTGCTGCCCTGGCTGGGCGGGTTGCTGGGGCTGGCCTTCGAGGCGGGCTGGAGCGAGGGCGTACGCCGGGAGCTGATCGCCGCCGCGCCCGAGCTCTACCGGCGGCGGGGCACCCCGGCCGGGGTCAGCCAGGCGGTCCGGATCGTCTTCGGCGCCGACCCGGTCATCCACGAGCTCGGCGCCGCACGGGCGTGGATGCGGCTGGGAACCGGCGGCCGGCTCGGCGTGACGCACCTGTTCGGCCGGTCACGGGCCCGGATGCGGGTCGGGTCGGCGCTGGCCGGGGCGCCGCTCGCCAGCCAGGGCGATCCGTACGGCGATCCGCTGGCCGAGCACGCGTACCGGCTGCGGGTCCAGTTGCCGCCGACGCCCGGGCGCCGGCCGGACCTGGACGCGCTGGCCCGGCTGGTGCGGTCCCAGGCGCCGGCACACACCGTCGCCGAGGTGCACGGCGGCGGTCTCGGGTGGGTGGTGGGCGCCCGCTCGGTGGTCGGGGTGGACACGGCGCTGGTGCCGCTGCCCCCGGCCGTGCTCGGCTCGGCGGCCGCCGAGCCGCTGAGGCTCAACCGGCAGAGCGTGCTCGGACCGGCACGGCGTGGGCCGCACCGGGGCATCGCCGTGGGCGAGCGGGCCACGGTCGGCACGACGACGGTCGTGTGGTGA
- a CDS encoding putative baseplate assembly protein, giving the protein MSDAAWWGRETTARTPEPGDRRPELVDARTAAIRDRIRSRVPAYTPDWTSTDPADPGGALIRLFALQAEPVLRRLNRLPEKLLTETLRIAGTAARGPSPAAAVLQFTVTPPDGASVLVPAGFQAGASPATGDGRQVVFETERDLWASPATLATVLSGSAGRLDPVRPDRTFAPFGPRPQPGDVLWLGLAGPRAPYPMLTVEAVVEPAGDPEPVAAGPGAAPPGLTPLLTWSVLDGNRFRPVEVARDGTSAFRVTGTIDLRLPETWGPGRPASARPLPELLWLRVVLTYGAYRRAPALASLRLNAVAAAAVQTVRDEVLLPSGGGPADGRTRLLLSATPIVPGSVRIEVDDDLAGESASAQWQEVSSLSGRAGDERVFTVDPASGEVTFGDGRQGARVPPGFRNVRATRYLVGGGRAGAVAAGAISATVTSLPFVTGVTNPLPATGGTDAEPVARTLRTGPARLRAGGRAVTADDYSQLATGSPGVLVARAHGVAGLDPARPGVRTPGVVAVFVVPVRPEDGTPPVPASADLDAVARHLTAAVAPAGVRVVAAAPRYQQVRVEARIATDPGLNRAEVFQAAGEDLLTYLHPVRGGADGDGWPLGAALSYVALIRRLLAVRGVTAVPLLRLSVDGREAPLCADAPLRPDGLPWTERPVLIPAPGGRRP; this is encoded by the coding sequence ATGAGCGACGCCGCGTGGTGGGGCAGGGAGACGACCGCTCGGACCCCGGAGCCCGGTGACCGCCGGCCGGAGCTGGTCGACGCGCGGACCGCGGCGATCCGGGACCGGATCCGGTCCCGGGTGCCGGCCTACACGCCGGACTGGACCAGCACCGATCCGGCCGACCCGGGCGGCGCGCTGATCCGGCTCTTCGCCCTGCAGGCCGAGCCGGTGCTGCGGCGCCTCAACCGGCTGCCCGAGAAGCTGCTCACCGAGACCCTGCGGATCGCCGGCACCGCCGCCCGCGGGCCGTCTCCGGCCGCGGCCGTCCTCCAGTTCACCGTGACCCCGCCGGACGGGGCCTCGGTGCTCGTCCCGGCGGGCTTCCAGGCCGGCGCCTCCCCGGCGACCGGCGACGGCCGGCAGGTCGTCTTCGAGACCGAGCGGGACCTGTGGGCCAGCCCGGCCACCCTGGCCACGGTGCTGAGCGGCAGCGCCGGCCGGCTCGACCCGGTGCGTCCCGACCGGACGTTCGCGCCGTTCGGTCCCCGGCCGCAACCCGGGGACGTGCTGTGGCTGGGGCTGGCCGGGCCGCGCGCGCCGTACCCGATGCTCACCGTGGAGGCGGTCGTCGAACCGGCCGGCGACCCCGAACCGGTCGCGGCCGGCCCCGGCGCCGCGCCACCCGGCCTGACACCGCTGCTGACCTGGTCGGTGCTCGACGGCAACCGGTTCCGGCCGGTGGAGGTGGCCCGGGACGGCACCTCCGCGTTCCGTGTCACGGGCACGATCGACCTGCGGCTGCCCGAGACGTGGGGCCCGGGCCGGCCGGCGTCCGCCCGGCCGCTGCCCGAGCTGCTGTGGCTGCGGGTGGTGCTGACGTACGGCGCGTACCGGCGCGCCCCGGCGCTGGCGTCGCTGCGGCTCAACGCGGTCGCCGCCGCGGCGGTGCAGACCGTACGCGACGAGGTGCTGCTCCCGTCCGGCGGCGGCCCGGCCGACGGGCGCACCCGGTTGCTGCTCAGCGCCACCCCGATCGTGCCCGGCAGCGTCCGGATCGAGGTCGACGACGACCTGGCCGGGGAGTCGGCGAGCGCGCAGTGGCAGGAGGTGAGCAGCCTGTCCGGGCGGGCCGGCGACGAACGTGTCTTCACCGTCGACCCGGCCTCCGGCGAGGTCACCTTCGGCGACGGCCGGCAGGGCGCCCGGGTGCCGCCCGGCTTCCGCAACGTGCGGGCCACCCGCTACCTGGTCGGCGGCGGCCGGGCCGGCGCCGTGGCCGCGGGAGCGATCAGCGCCACGGTCACCTCGCTGCCGTTCGTCACCGGCGTCACCAATCCCCTGCCGGCGACCGGCGGGACCGACGCCGAGCCGGTCGCGCGGACCCTGCGCACCGGCCCGGCACGGCTGCGGGCCGGTGGCCGGGCGGTCACCGCGGACGACTACAGCCAGCTCGCCACCGGTTCCCCGGGCGTGCTGGTGGCCCGCGCGCACGGCGTGGCCGGTCTCGACCCGGCGCGCCCGGGGGTGCGTACCCCCGGGGTGGTCGCGGTCTTCGTGGTCCCGGTGCGGCCGGAGGACGGCACGCCGCCGGTGCCGGCGAGCGCCGACCTGGACGCCGTCGCCCGGCACCTCACCGCGGCGGTCGCGCCCGCCGGTGTCCGGGTGGTCGCCGCCGCGCCCCGCTACCAGCAGGTGCGCGTCGAGGCCCGGATCGCCACCGATCCCGGCTTGAACCGGGCCGAGGTCTTCCAGGCCGCGGGCGAGGACCTGCTCACCTACCTGCACCCCGTTCGCGGCGGCGCGGACGGCGACGGCTGGCCGCTCGGCGCGGCGCTGTCCTATGTGGCGCTGATCCGGCGGCTGCTCGCGGTCCGCGGCGTCACGGCGGTGCCGCTGCTGCGCCTGAGCGTGGACGGCCGCGAGGCCCCGCTCTGCGCCGACGCGCCGCTGCGACCCGACGGGCTGCCCTGGACCGAGCGGCCGGTGCTCATCCCCGCGCCCGGCGGGAGGCGGCCATGA
- a CDS encoding baseplate J/gp47 family protein translates to MTLPPLVLDDLTWETLTDAARRRIPAASDGRWTLHAPVDPGITLLELLAYLLEQRLYRLDRTPDDLVRAVLELLGVTGPRPARPAATVLRLSADGVVVVPAGAVVSRDPVQQVTFALDDAVTVLPLSGEAPRLLVDGRDHSTDLREGRGVPLSADFQLSFTRTGEPAAPEAGTTLSLLLDLDAPDASPPSWHPDAVADVPPPAVLTWHWFDPGRDGERPVGGVVDGTAGLRRSGVVELPLPAAWCADGAGPQPAAYGLRVRAEDFTWSQPPILRQAVPDVAVARHAEQRRVTDADLGRQLESWRRLPGRRIVLPDAARRLLPGPRLRIRRGGSAQDWREVATLAFSGPGDRVFTVDREAGALCFGDGLTGAIPVPDAASKDPVVRVEYRLGGGEAGNGGPGGGWLLAEQPDPNTFVDATAVTAAEGGREPETVQEARTRATDDLATGHRAVTAEDYAALARATPGVAVARAHVAVGADPGYPCSDVPGAVTVRVLPEVVRDDRILADPAVPAAVRPDPGLLTAVRAHLAGARLLGAEVYVDGPRYRTVRLRAELGGRPADPARVRAALRLALRRYLDPVVGGDRGDGWPFGDPLRPTALMRIAQQAVADAADVVAVAVGLDGAEPTADCGDTPLRDDELPALASTTLTVRPPGRPGGAR, encoded by the coding sequence GTGACGCTGCCACCGCTGGTCCTCGACGACCTCACCTGGGAGACACTCACCGACGCGGCCCGCCGGCGGATCCCCGCCGCCTCCGACGGCCGGTGGACGCTGCACGCTCCGGTGGATCCCGGGATCACCCTGCTGGAGCTGCTCGCCTACCTGCTGGAGCAGCGCCTCTACCGGCTCGACCGGACACCCGACGACCTGGTGCGGGCCGTCCTGGAGCTACTCGGCGTCACCGGGCCGCGCCCGGCCCGGCCGGCCGCCACCGTGCTGCGGCTGTCCGCCGACGGCGTCGTCGTCGTGCCGGCCGGTGCCGTGGTGTCCCGCGACCCCGTCCAGCAGGTCACCTTCGCCCTCGACGACGCGGTGACCGTGCTGCCGCTCTCCGGGGAGGCGCCGCGGCTTCTGGTGGACGGCCGCGACCACAGCACCGACCTGCGTGAAGGTCGTGGCGTGCCGCTCTCCGCCGACTTCCAGCTGTCGTTCACCCGGACCGGCGAGCCGGCGGCACCCGAGGCGGGCACCACGTTGTCGCTGCTGCTCGACCTCGACGCGCCGGACGCGAGCCCACCGTCCTGGCATCCGGACGCGGTGGCGGACGTCCCGCCGCCTGCCGTGCTCACGTGGCATTGGTTCGACCCCGGCCGGGACGGCGAACGGCCGGTCGGCGGCGTCGTCGACGGCACCGCCGGGCTGCGCCGCTCCGGCGTGGTCGAGCTCCCCCTGCCGGCCGCCTGGTGCGCCGACGGCGCAGGACCACAACCCGCGGCGTACGGCCTCCGCGTCCGTGCCGAGGACTTCACCTGGTCGCAGCCGCCGATCCTGCGCCAGGCCGTGCCCGACGTGGCCGTGGCACGCCACGCGGAACAGCGCCGGGTGACCGACGCCGACCTGGGCCGGCAGCTGGAGTCCTGGCGGCGGCTGCCCGGCCGGCGGATCGTGCTGCCGGACGCGGCGCGGCGCCTGCTCCCCGGCCCCCGGTTGCGGATCCGCCGCGGCGGTTCCGCGCAGGACTGGCGCGAGGTCGCCACCCTGGCGTTCAGCGGCCCCGGCGACCGGGTCTTCACCGTCGACCGGGAGGCCGGCGCGCTCTGCTTCGGCGACGGCCTGACCGGAGCGATCCCGGTGCCGGACGCCGCTTCCAAGGACCCGGTCGTCCGTGTCGAATACCGGCTGGGCGGCGGCGAGGCGGGCAACGGGGGTCCCGGCGGCGGCTGGCTGCTCGCCGAGCAGCCCGACCCGAATACGTTCGTGGACGCCACCGCCGTCACCGCCGCCGAAGGCGGCCGCGAACCGGAGACCGTGCAGGAGGCCCGCACCCGCGCCACCGACGACCTCGCCACCGGGCACCGCGCCGTGACCGCCGAGGACTACGCCGCGCTGGCCCGCGCGACGCCCGGCGTGGCGGTGGCCCGGGCTCACGTGGCGGTCGGCGCCGACCCCGGGTACCCGTGCTCCGACGTGCCGGGCGCGGTCACCGTCCGGGTGCTGCCCGAGGTCGTGCGCGACGACCGGATCCTGGCCGACCCCGCGGTGCCCGCCGCCGTCCGGCCCGACCCGGGACTGCTCACCGCGGTCCGCGCCCACCTGGCCGGCGCCCGGCTGCTCGGCGCCGAGGTGTACGTGGACGGCCCGCGCTACCGGACCGTGCGCCTGCGGGCCGAGCTGGGCGGCCGGCCCGCCGACCCGGCCCGGGTACGCGCCGCGCTGCGGCTCGCCCTGCGCCGTTACCTGGATCCGGTCGTCGGCGGCGACCGGGGGGACGGCTGGCCGTTCGGCGATCCGCTGCGGCCGACGGCACTGATGCGGATCGCGCAGCAGGCGGTGGCCGATGCGGCCGACGTGGTCGCGGTCGCCGTCGGGCTGGACGGCGCCGAGCCCACCGCCGACTGCGGCGACACCCCGCTGCGCGACGACGAGCTGCCCGCGCTGGCGAGCACCACGCTGACCGTCCGCCCGCCCGGCCGTCCGGGAGGTGCGCGATGA
- a CDS encoding GPW/gp25 family protein: MSDDFTGTGWSFPILPDEAGRLPYVSGGDSIRACLKALLLTAKGERVMRPDLGTRAPELLFAPDSARNLRDLEDSIREAILDFEPRVELDEVSAEPVGASRVDVRIEYRIRHTDTKANLVFPFYVDAAGTLP, encoded by the coding sequence ATGAGCGACGACTTCACCGGCACCGGCTGGTCGTTCCCGATCCTGCCCGACGAGGCGGGCCGGCTGCCGTACGTCTCCGGCGGGGACAGCATCCGCGCCTGCCTCAAGGCGCTGCTGCTGACCGCCAAGGGTGAGCGGGTGATGCGACCCGACCTGGGTACCCGCGCGCCGGAGCTGCTGTTCGCCCCGGACAGCGCCCGCAACCTGCGCGACCTCGAGGACTCGATCCGCGAGGCGATCCTCGACTTCGAACCGCGCGTCGAACTCGACGAGGTGAGCGCCGAGCCGGTCGGGGCGAGCCGGGTCGACGTGCGGATCGAGTACCGGATCCGGCACACCGACACCAAGGCCAACCTGGTCTTCCCGTTCTACGTGGACGCCGCCGGGACGCTGCCGTGA
- a CDS encoding phage baseplate assembly protein V, protein MSATPRSRSTDQRYYGVASAIVEVAEGDDECRVKVSLPWFDPGTVSDWVPVVQPYAGGGYGFCFVPEKGDEVLVAFVHGDMRFPIVIGGLYNGVDKPPAARKDGRDQKLIHTRHGHQILMDDEQSQAAVRITSAAGHVVELDDQGKAIRVTAAAGAQVSVTADGQITLESKAGVTLKAPTVSLDAASVSIGTGAAHPVLFGDTLVGLFNAHVHGSAAGPTTTPAVPLLSPAVNSPGVKTA, encoded by the coding sequence GTGAGCGCGACACCCCGGTCCCGCAGCACCGACCAGCGCTACTACGGCGTGGCGTCGGCCATCGTCGAGGTGGCCGAGGGCGACGACGAGTGCCGGGTCAAGGTGAGCCTGCCCTGGTTCGACCCCGGCACGGTCTCCGACTGGGTGCCGGTCGTGCAGCCGTACGCGGGCGGCGGCTACGGCTTCTGCTTCGTACCGGAGAAGGGCGACGAGGTGCTGGTCGCCTTCGTGCACGGCGACATGCGCTTCCCGATCGTGATCGGCGGCCTCTACAACGGCGTCGACAAACCGCCGGCGGCCCGCAAGGACGGCCGGGACCAGAAGCTGATCCACACCAGGCACGGCCACCAGATCCTGATGGACGACGAGCAGAGCCAGGCCGCCGTACGGATCACCTCCGCGGCCGGGCACGTCGTCGAACTCGACGACCAGGGCAAGGCGATCCGGGTCACCGCGGCCGCCGGCGCGCAGGTGTCGGTGACCGCCGACGGGCAGATCACGCTCGAGTCGAAGGCCGGCGTCACCCTCAAGGCGCCCACGGTCTCCCTGGACGCGGCGAGCGTGTCGATCGGCACCGGCGCCGCCCATCCGGTGCTGTTCGGCGACACGCTGGTCGGCCTCTTCAACGCGCACGTGCACGGCTCCGCCGCGGGTCCGACCACGACGCCCGCCGTGCCGCTGCTCTCCCCCGCCGTCAACTCACCGGGGGTGAAGACGGCATGA
- a CDS encoding phage late control D family protein, with amino-acid sequence MPSRREVAPADRYAPAFTVVIDDVEWDPATKGDVIDVKVRRELEEMSGFDLTLNNWDDRKLTFKHSDTFPIGGPVRISLGYAETELAVFSGMVNTISPAFPDGASPTIAVSGVDVMNKLKDSKPAESDPRIYRNMADWQIAEKIARLHDLDFAATREGPVHERIVQKNQDDAAFLQERAKRIDLNCYVMPASERGAKDVLHFDRPADGRDSASVRVFQFGYGPGLSAGAQRERGRVLPPPPGTAAQPAGMVPNLVTFTPTITLSKQVGKLTVRGWDPRTKKAIAYTADANDLPAGLDGKAGESGPGSAGASLEGRQDMVIDAPVATDEEAKRLAISLLRERAYEFITATGRVPGLPELLPGDNVEIFGVGARFSGSYFVRKVEHSLSSSGFFTEFAGRRVWSGDRP; translated from the coding sequence ATGCCGAGCCGACGCGAGGTCGCCCCCGCCGACCGGTACGCCCCGGCCTTCACGGTCGTCATCGACGACGTCGAGTGGGACCCGGCGACCAAGGGCGACGTCATCGACGTCAAGGTGCGCCGCGAGCTGGAGGAGATGTCCGGCTTCGACCTCACCCTGAACAACTGGGACGACCGCAAGCTCACCTTCAAGCACAGCGACACGTTCCCGATCGGCGGCCCGGTGCGGATCAGCCTGGGCTACGCCGAGACCGAGCTCGCCGTGTTCAGCGGCATGGTCAACACGATCAGCCCGGCGTTCCCGGACGGCGCCTCCCCCACCATCGCGGTCAGCGGCGTCGACGTCATGAACAAGCTCAAGGACAGCAAGCCGGCCGAGTCCGATCCGCGGATCTACCGGAACATGGCCGACTGGCAGATCGCCGAGAAGATCGCACGCCTGCACGACCTGGACTTCGCGGCCACCCGGGAGGGCCCGGTGCACGAGCGGATCGTGCAGAAGAACCAGGACGACGCGGCCTTCCTGCAGGAGCGGGCCAAGCGCATCGACCTCAACTGCTACGTCATGCCGGCCAGCGAGCGCGGCGCGAAGGACGTGCTGCACTTCGACCGGCCCGCCGACGGCCGCGACTCCGCCTCGGTGCGGGTCTTCCAGTTCGGGTACGGGCCGGGGCTGTCGGCCGGCGCCCAACGCGAGCGCGGCCGGGTCCTGCCGCCACCGCCCGGGACCGCGGCCCAGCCCGCCGGCATGGTGCCCAACCTCGTCACCTTCACACCCACGATCACGCTGTCGAAACAGGTCGGCAAGCTCACCGTGCGCGGCTGGGACCCCCGAACCAAGAAGGCCATCGCCTACACCGCCGACGCGAACGACCTGCCCGCGGGGCTGGACGGCAAGGCCGGCGAGAGCGGCCCGGGCAGCGCCGGCGCGAGCCTGGAGGGCCGTCAGGACATGGTGATCGACGCGCCGGTGGCCACCGACGAGGAGGCCAAGCGGCTCGCCATCAGCCTGCTGCGCGAGCGCGCCTACGAGTTCATCACCGCGACCGGCCGGGTCCCGGGCCTGCCCGAACTCCTCCCCGGCGACAACGTGGAGATCTTCGGGGTCGGCGCGCGTTTCTCCGGTTCCTATTTCGTACGGAAGGTGGAGCACTCCTTGAGCAGCAGCGGCTTCTTCACCGAGTTCGCCGGGCGCCGCGTCTGGTCGGGTGATCGCCCGTGA
- a CDS encoding LysM peptidoglycan-binding domain-containing protein yields the protein MTAPVVAAGQALARAHLEIVRPRSADAVANLIPLKFNPTDFKISKSNTFAEIGIPGLETPPIQYVRGGSETLTCEALVDTTDTLLDVRVVFVSRLRALMTPDSREHAPPIVRFVWGPTVFTGVLEKLDITYQLFTSAGVPLRARLDLGLKEYREVSRQVKDPPRSSPTEVKTYLVRRGDTLPGIAGALYRDPGAWRVLAAANGIDDPGDLRPGRLLTVPRLR from the coding sequence ATGACCGCGCCGGTGGTGGCGGCCGGGCAGGCGCTCGCCCGTGCCCACCTGGAGATCGTGCGGCCGCGCTCGGCCGACGCCGTCGCGAACCTGATCCCGCTGAAGTTCAACCCCACCGACTTCAAGATCAGCAAGTCCAACACGTTCGCCGAGATCGGCATCCCCGGGCTGGAGACACCGCCGATCCAGTACGTCCGGGGCGGCAGCGAGACACTCACCTGCGAGGCGCTGGTCGACACCACCGACACCCTGCTGGACGTCCGGGTCGTCTTCGTCAGCCGGCTGCGGGCGCTGATGACGCCGGACAGCCGCGAGCACGCCCCGCCGATCGTCCGGTTCGTCTGGGGCCCGACCGTCTTCACCGGCGTCCTGGAGAAGCTGGACATCACCTACCAGCTGTTCACCTCGGCCGGGGTGCCGCTGCGGGCCAGACTGGACCTCGGGCTCAAGGAGTACCGCGAGGTCTCGCGCCAGGTGAAGGATCCGCCGCGGTCTTCGCCGACCGAGGTCAAGACCTATCTGGTACGCCGCGGCGACACCCTTCCCGGCATCGCCGGCGCGCTCTACCGTGACCCCGGCGCGTGGCGGGTCCTGGCCGCGGCGAACGGCATCGACGACCCCGGCGACCTGCGGCCCGGCCGGCTGCTGACCGTTCCCCGGCTGCGGTGA
- a CDS encoding putative phage tail protein, whose translation MASVTIRHLEVHFQVEGDDDAVFARLFERHINAWSRAYARECERQARTEAERSIGDRQAGR comes from the coding sequence ATGGCCTCGGTGACGATTCGCCACCTCGAAGTGCACTTCCAGGTGGAGGGTGACGACGACGCGGTCTTCGCCCGGCTGTTCGAACGGCACATCAACGCGTGGAGCCGCGCGTACGCCCGGGAGTGCGAGCGCCAGGCCCGCACCGAGGCCGAGCGCTCCATCGGCGACCGGCAGGCCGGACGATGA
- a CDS encoding phage tail protein: protein MSQPDPLAKHRFLVTLDPGDAYLPPAQALMLPLLAAGAFQEVTGLGGQLEVVSYAEGGHNDTVHQLPLRYSWNRLTLKRGVTRGPGLWAWYVAGLGDSLGARRDGAVVLLGADGTPAAAWSFHGGLAAKWTGPDLHAEQSAVAVEQLEIAHEGLSQTGADAVLRS from the coding sequence GTGAGCCAGCCCGACCCGCTCGCCAAGCACCGGTTCCTGGTGACCCTCGACCCGGGCGACGCCTATCTGCCACCGGCCCAGGCGCTGATGCTGCCGCTGCTCGCGGCCGGGGCGTTCCAGGAGGTCACCGGGCTCGGCGGCCAGCTCGAGGTCGTCTCGTACGCCGAGGGCGGCCACAACGACACCGTGCACCAGCTGCCGCTGCGCTACAGCTGGAACCGCCTCACCCTCAAGCGCGGCGTGACCCGCGGGCCGGGCCTGTGGGCCTGGTACGTGGCCGGGCTGGGCGACTCGCTCGGCGCCCGCCGCGACGGCGCCGTGGTGCTGCTCGGCGCGGACGGGACACCCGCGGCCGCCTGGTCGTTCCACGGCGGGCTGGCCGCCAAGTGGACCGGCCCCGACCTGCACGCCGAGCAGAGCGCGGTGGCGGTCGAACAACTCGAGATCGCCCATGAAGGGCTGAGCCAGACCGGCGCCGACGCGGTGCTGCGGTCCTGA